A region of Kribbella sp. NBC_01245 DNA encodes the following proteins:
- a CDS encoding GNAT family N-acetyltransferase codes for MTLSLPIETDRLILRPYRETDYDDLLKLLSSDEVCRYLLHGPKSPEEVRESLARRMDIPPLDTNGQDHTFAVELKETGQHLGEVVFFLINTEHRLGEIGFVFHPFAQGKGYAAEASTAVLRFGFESLGLYRMIGRLDASNTASAALLTRLGMRKEAHFVRNEKVKGEWTDEAVFAMLDDEWKAL; via the coding sequence GTGACCCTTAGCCTGCCGATCGAGACCGACCGCCTGATCCTCCGCCCCTACCGCGAAACCGACTACGACGACCTGCTCAAGTTGCTGTCCAGCGACGAGGTCTGCCGCTATCTCCTGCATGGGCCGAAAAGCCCCGAGGAGGTGCGGGAAAGCCTGGCCAGGCGAATGGACATCCCGCCGCTGGACACGAACGGCCAGGATCACACCTTCGCGGTGGAGCTCAAGGAGACCGGGCAGCATCTCGGCGAGGTGGTGTTCTTCCTGATCAACACCGAACACCGCCTCGGCGAGATCGGTTTCGTCTTCCATCCCTTCGCCCAGGGCAAGGGGTACGCCGCCGAGGCCTCGACCGCCGTACTGCGCTTCGGTTTCGAGTCTCTCGGGCTGTACCGGATGATCGGCCGGCTCGACGCCAGCAACACCGCCTCCGCCGCATTGCTCACCCGGCTGGGTATGCGCAAGGAGGCGCACTTCGTCCGGAACGAGAAGGTCAAGGGCGAATGGACCGACGAGGCTGTTTTCGCCATGCTCGATGACGAGTGGAAAGCCTTGTAA
- a CDS encoding peptidase C39 family protein: MTTRLLTALLSGALALGLTSATAVTSTAAPSLTTALAAVKPAEPRDIAHRSWTSTADFAAGLHLGTAASQGALTFARASGTTSYVDPFGNGTAKTYDQAVWTSPTVRPGFGLTELIASWNADTPPGTWIEVAVSGRTDLGATSKWYVLGRWGAGDDTAKGDIHRTSVPSQGDTNGYVAVDTFVAASGRSLTDWRLRVTLNRLAGTRAVPVVRSVGAMASRLPDAKTVPVSGPGGAWGQTLNVPTYSQETHIGHYPEWDNGGEAWCSATSTAMVLDYFGAGPTAAETAWVDPADADPQVDHAARMVFDYAYDGAGNWPFNTAYAGTRGLDSFVTRLRSLTEAEAFIRAGIPLVASLSFKSSELDGAGYGTNGHLMVIVGFAPNGDVIVNDPASHLIQSNDQVRFTYNRAQFENAWIPHSGGLVYVIHPTTTPLPTPPPQANW; this comes from the coding sequence ATGACCACTCGCCTGCTGACCGCCCTGCTGTCGGGAGCGCTGGCGCTGGGCCTCACCAGCGCCACTGCCGTCACCAGCACAGCCGCTCCCTCCTTGACTACCGCTCTGGCCGCAGTCAAACCCGCCGAGCCCCGGGATATCGCCCATCGATCCTGGACCAGTACGGCCGACTTCGCCGCGGGGCTGCACCTCGGCACCGCGGCGTCCCAGGGCGCGCTGACGTTCGCCCGGGCGAGCGGCACCACGTCGTACGTCGATCCCTTCGGCAACGGGACGGCCAAGACGTACGACCAGGCCGTCTGGACGTCGCCGACGGTGCGACCCGGTTTCGGTCTCACCGAGCTCATCGCCTCCTGGAACGCGGATACGCCGCCCGGCACCTGGATCGAGGTCGCCGTCTCGGGCCGGACCGACCTTGGCGCGACCTCGAAGTGGTACGTCCTCGGCCGCTGGGGTGCCGGCGATGACACCGCCAAGGGCGATATCCACCGCACCTCGGTGCCAAGCCAGGGCGACACCAACGGCTACGTCGCCGTCGACACCTTCGTCGCCGCGTCCGGCCGTTCGCTGACCGACTGGCGCCTGCGGGTGACGCTGAACCGCCTCGCCGGAACGCGCGCCGTCCCGGTCGTCCGCTCGGTCGGCGCCATGGCCTCCCGCTTGCCCGACGCGAAGACCGTACCGGTCAGCGGCCCGGGCGGAGCCTGGGGACAAACCCTGAACGTGCCGACGTACTCCCAGGAGACGCACATCGGCCACTACCCCGAATGGGACAACGGCGGTGAGGCCTGGTGCTCGGCCACCTCGACCGCGATGGTGCTCGACTACTTCGGCGCCGGGCCGACCGCTGCCGAGACCGCCTGGGTGGATCCGGCCGACGCCGACCCGCAGGTGGACCACGCCGCCCGGATGGTGTTCGACTACGCGTACGACGGCGCCGGCAACTGGCCCTTCAACACGGCGTACGCCGGTACGCGCGGGCTCGACTCCTTCGTGACCCGGCTGCGCTCGCTCACCGAGGCCGAGGCGTTCATCCGCGCGGGCATCCCGCTGGTCGCCTCACTGTCGTTCAAGTCGAGCGAACTCGACGGCGCCGGCTACGGCACCAACGGCCACCTGATGGTCATTGTCGGCTTCGCCCCGAACGGCGACGTCATCGTCAACGACCCCGCCAGCCACCTCATCCAGAGCAACGACCAGGTCCGTTTCACCTACAACCGCGCCCAATTCGAAAACGCCTGGATCCCCCACAGCGGCGGCCTCGTCTACGTAATCCACCCCACCACCACCCCCCTCCCCACACCCCCACCCCAAGCCAACTGGTAA
- a CDS encoding DUF2207 domain-containing protein, with protein MRLRMLGASLCALGSLTFAIGLAAGSALPAGATAPVTATAPVITAYDSEVRVERDGLLRVAETWKLTGYTGTFTRHIVTREHLPADVDHVQKVEELEVKAGDQAKDAEVSTSGDVTSIAVGNVDNVAELTFTYTVRGAVAKTLNGTELRWSPLHGLPVEVGTATVTFSVPQVSHVQCSAGAIDANTPCTLAQISETSAPIFKQFALPPGNTMRITIGFPEGQIAANEIIEYRKSFRRSFSADPAQLLTVLAVLLVGAAALYFLYRTRGRDQVDVRRVVPASLFSLGTDTKIVFSPPSDLRPGEVGTLIDERIDPVDVTATIVDLAVRGHLTITELDHENEFARPDWELKRVANAPSEQLHRYENVMIRALFGDTDTVRVSEMGKQVRAALGEVQDALYDDVVKRGWFVERPDRTRSLWNTLGIAATVIGVVLTVLLALFSAWGLLGLAVTAVGVGLLVLGRHMPSKAPAAGRVLGQVASIRGELLEMDIRELPEDQHADLCSRALPYAVVLGGSDRWIDALVATDDDADEDEGFNWYRGPAGWHLQYLPDSLRNLTTNLTGALFTR; from the coding sequence ATGCGTCTACGAATGCTCGGGGCTTCCCTGTGCGCACTCGGTTCCCTCACCTTCGCGATCGGCCTGGCGGCCGGTTCGGCGCTGCCCGCAGGCGCGACGGCTCCGGTTACCGCGACGGCTCCGGTCATCACGGCGTACGACAGTGAGGTCCGGGTCGAGCGGGACGGCCTGCTGCGCGTCGCCGAGACCTGGAAGCTGACCGGTTACACCGGCACGTTCACCCGGCACATCGTCACGCGCGAGCATCTGCCCGCGGACGTCGACCACGTGCAGAAGGTCGAGGAGCTCGAGGTCAAGGCGGGCGACCAGGCCAAAGACGCCGAGGTCAGTACGTCCGGCGACGTCACGTCGATTGCCGTCGGCAACGTCGACAACGTGGCCGAACTCACCTTCACCTACACGGTTCGTGGCGCGGTCGCCAAGACGCTGAACGGCACCGAGCTGCGCTGGTCACCACTGCACGGGCTGCCCGTCGAGGTGGGCACGGCGACCGTCACGTTCAGCGTCCCGCAGGTCTCGCACGTGCAGTGCTCGGCCGGCGCGATCGACGCGAACACGCCTTGCACGCTGGCGCAGATCTCCGAGACGTCGGCGCCCATCTTCAAGCAGTTCGCGCTGCCGCCGGGTAACACCATGCGCATCACCATCGGCTTCCCCGAGGGCCAGATCGCAGCCAACGAGATCATCGAGTACCGCAAGTCGTTCCGCCGTTCGTTCAGCGCGGACCCGGCCCAGCTGCTGACGGTGCTGGCCGTGCTGCTCGTCGGCGCGGCCGCGCTGTACTTCCTGTACCGCACCCGCGGCCGCGACCAGGTCGACGTCCGCCGCGTCGTACCGGCGTCGCTGTTCAGCCTCGGTACGGATACCAAGATCGTCTTCTCCCCGCCGTCGGACCTACGTCCCGGCGAGGTCGGCACGCTGATCGACGAACGGATCGACCCGGTCGACGTGACCGCGACCATCGTCGACCTCGCGGTCCGCGGTCACCTGACCATCACCGAGCTCGACCACGAGAACGAGTTCGCACGGCCCGACTGGGAGCTCAAGCGGGTCGCGAACGCGCCCTCGGAGCAGCTGCACCGCTACGAGAACGTCATGATCCGGGCCCTCTTCGGTGATACCGACACGGTCCGGGTCTCCGAAATGGGCAAGCAGGTCCGCGCCGCGCTCGGCGAGGTCCAGGACGCCCTGTACGACGATGTCGTCAAGCGCGGCTGGTTCGTCGAGCGGCCCGACCGGACCAGGTCGCTGTGGAACACCCTCGGAATCGCGGCCACCGTGATCGGCGTGGTGCTGACCGTCCTGCTCGCGCTGTTCTCCGCCTGGGGCCTGCTCGGTCTCGCGGTCACGGCCGTCGGCGTCGGCCTGCTGGTGCTCGGCCGGCACATGCCGTCGAAGGCGCCCGCCGCTGGTCGCGTCCTCGGCCAGGTCGCCTCGATCCGTGGCGAGCTGCTCGAGATGGACATCCGCGAACTGCCGGAAGACCAGCACGCCGACCTCTGCTCCCGCGCCCTGCCGTACGCCGTCGTTCTCGGCGGTTCCGACCGCTGGATCGACGCCCTCGTAGCCACCGACGACGACGCCGACGAAGACGAAGGCTTCAACTGGTACCGAGGCCCCGCCGGCTGGCACCTCCAGTACCTCCCGGACTCCCTCCGCAACCTAACCACCAACCTCACGGGCGCCCTCTTCACCCGCTAA
- a CDS encoding neutral zinc metallopeptidase has product MSNNQWGNPAGQYPQQPPPWHPNPAQYGVPQGPPGPNQQLPHGLGWGPQYGAPGGPPGYGAQGNQGGLGGPGGQGPYGAPGPRGPGGPFRPPNRRRNNGAIVALSLVGAVLISLVVVGAVISLMVKNAASDVAEPNPTYTSSSTPTEEESGPTPPPVSPTGGATTAPTTVPTTRPVTTRPTASRPTQTKTTKPPQTLTPSQVVSRSRIYATGRQASVGCRESSARPSNQAGATAYYARLKFCLDRAWPRQVRAAGFTFRQPRLLTWAGSVNSPCGTVSNANYPPFYCGANETIYMNLGEDTGWYNKYADNPQGKIWARMWTTHQVAHEYGHHIQAITGILRADVELQYEAPTRSAELEINRRKELQASCFADVFLGSNKGSYPIKGAALREWKWLIGTVTDYGNDHGDGKNHKYWAERGFFSRNPGLCNTYVAGSSLVE; this is encoded by the coding sequence GTGTCGAACAACCAGTGGGGTAATCCCGCCGGGCAGTATCCGCAGCAGCCCCCGCCGTGGCACCCGAATCCCGCCCAGTACGGCGTTCCGCAGGGCCCGCCCGGCCCGAACCAGCAGCTCCCGCACGGCCTCGGCTGGGGCCCGCAGTACGGCGCCCCCGGCGGGCCGCCGGGATACGGCGCCCAAGGCAACCAAGGCGGCCTAGGCGGTCCAGGCGGTCAGGGCCCGTACGGCGCACCCGGCCCGCGTGGTCCCGGCGGCCCGTTCCGTCCGCCCAATCGGCGGCGGAACAACGGCGCCATCGTCGCGCTCAGCCTGGTCGGCGCGGTGCTGATCAGCCTGGTCGTCGTCGGTGCTGTGATCTCGCTCATGGTCAAAAACGCCGCCTCCGACGTGGCCGAGCCCAACCCGACGTACACCTCGTCGTCCACGCCGACCGAAGAGGAGTCCGGCCCGACCCCGCCCCCGGTGTCCCCGACGGGCGGCGCGACCACCGCGCCGACGACCGTCCCGACGACCCGGCCGGTGACGACCCGGCCGACCGCGTCGAGGCCGACCCAGACGAAGACCACCAAGCCCCCGCAGACGCTCACGCCGTCCCAGGTGGTGAGTCGCAGCCGGATCTACGCCACCGGCCGCCAGGCCTCGGTCGGTTGCCGCGAATCGTCCGCACGACCGTCGAATCAGGCCGGCGCCACGGCGTACTACGCCCGGCTGAAGTTCTGCCTGGACAGGGCCTGGCCGCGGCAGGTGCGGGCGGCGGGCTTCACCTTCCGGCAGCCCCGGCTGCTGACCTGGGCCGGCTCGGTGAACTCGCCGTGCGGCACCGTCTCGAACGCGAACTACCCGCCTTTCTACTGCGGGGCGAACGAGACCATCTACATGAACCTCGGCGAGGACACCGGCTGGTACAACAAGTACGCGGACAACCCGCAGGGCAAGATCTGGGCCCGGATGTGGACCACCCACCAGGTGGCGCACGAGTATGGCCATCACATCCAGGCGATCACCGGCATCCTGCGCGCCGACGTCGAACTGCAGTACGAGGCGCCGACCCGCTCGGCCGAGCTCGAGATCAACCGGCGCAAGGAGCTGCAGGCCTCTTGTTTCGCCGATGTTTTCCTTGGTTCGAACAAGGGCAGCTATCCGATCAAGGGTGCGGCGCTGCGGGAATGGAAGTGGCTGATCGGCACCGTGACGGACTATGGCAACGATCACGGCGACGGCAAGAACCACAAATACTGGGCCGAGCGCGGCTTCTTCAGCCGTAATCCGGGTCTGTGCAACACCTATGTGGCGGGATCGTCGTTAGTGGAGTGA
- a CDS encoding neutral zinc metallopeptidase yields the protein MSNNQWGLAPGQYPPPPGPPVSGPPQPSYGSHPTQHAPAFGWGPQFGPQGPQPGYGAPGGPGPQGFYTPPRRSNRKGLVIGLSLVGVFGVVVLVGAVLVGLAARPSDSPTTAPSPPATAPTPALPTETEDTPAPTVPTVSQPTIRPTTTKPTVKPPPKRVSPQTVVTRDGFYFTGLQASVGCKDPGLPISNQRNTQNYYALVIQCLNKAWPRQVSAGRDQFRAPKLVFWSGYVQSPCTGGAQVSFYCGTSETIYIKYSDDMAMWRTRTDTLNRRYTQLWVTFTAAHEYGHHLQQVSGILPATYELGYDSRAPKEQMLAISRRIEVQASCLASVFLGANKSSYGLTTGMKARAWTFLRDNTGDENRPGGDRDHGSRASNAAFMRQGFATRNNAYCNTFTASASKVS from the coding sequence GTGTCGAACAACCAGTGGGGACTGGCGCCGGGTCAATACCCGCCGCCGCCCGGCCCGCCGGTCAGCGGCCCGCCACAGCCGTCGTACGGCAGCCACCCGACGCAGCACGCTCCCGCCTTCGGCTGGGGACCGCAGTTCGGCCCCCAAGGACCGCAGCCCGGGTACGGCGCTCCGGGTGGCCCGGGTCCGCAGGGTTTCTACACGCCGCCGCGGCGCAGCAACCGCAAAGGTCTGGTCATCGGCCTGTCCCTCGTCGGGGTGTTCGGCGTAGTCGTGCTGGTCGGAGCGGTCCTGGTCGGCCTGGCGGCACGTCCCAGCGACAGCCCGACGACTGCACCGAGCCCGCCGGCCACCGCGCCGACACCCGCGCTGCCGACGGAGACCGAGGACACGCCGGCGCCGACCGTGCCCACGGTCAGCCAGCCGACCATCCGGCCGACGACAACCAAGCCGACCGTCAAGCCGCCCCCGAAGCGGGTGTCGCCACAAACCGTGGTCACCCGGGATGGGTTCTACTTCACCGGTCTGCAGGCCAGCGTCGGCTGCAAGGACCCGGGCCTGCCGATCAGCAACCAGCGCAATACCCAGAACTACTACGCCCTGGTCATCCAGTGCCTGAACAAGGCCTGGCCGCGCCAGGTCTCGGCCGGCCGGGACCAATTCCGGGCACCGAAGCTGGTGTTCTGGTCGGGTTACGTCCAGTCGCCCTGCACGGGTGGTGCACAGGTGTCCTTCTACTGCGGCACCAGTGAGACCATCTACATCAAGTACAGCGACGACATGGCCATGTGGCGCACCCGGACGGACACGCTGAACAGGCGCTACACCCAGCTGTGGGTCACCTTCACCGCCGCCCACGAGTACGGGCACCACCTCCAGCAGGTCAGCGGCATCCTGCCGGCGACCTACGAGCTCGGCTACGACAGTCGTGCGCCGAAGGAACAAATGCTCGCCATCAGCCGTCGGATCGAGGTTCAGGCGTCTTGTCTGGCCTCGGTCTTCCTGGGCGCGAACAAGTCGTCGTACGGGCTCACCACCGGTATGAAGGCGCGAGCCTGGACGTTCCTCCGGGACAACACCGGTGACGAGAACAGGCCCGGCGGCGACCGCGACCACGGTAGCCGGGCCAGTAATGCGGCGTTCATGCGTCAAGGGTTCGCC